One Lactobacillus sp. CBA3606 DNA segment encodes these proteins:
- the ccpA gene encoding catabolite control protein A — protein sequence MEKQTVTIYDVAREAAVSMATVSRVVNGNPNVKPATRKKVLAVIERLDYRPNAVARGLASKRSTTVGVIIPDVTNIYFASLARGIDDIAMMYKYNIILTNSDDAGEQEVNVLNTLMAKQVDGIIFMGNHIDDKLRAEFKRAKAPVVLAGTVDPEGDTPSVNIDYVTAVEEAVTNLIKRGHEKIAIALGPLSQSINAEYRLAGYKQALSKANVPFDDSLVYEAGYSYDAGKKLQPVIADSGATAVFVGDDEMAAGIINASMASGVDVPGDLEVITSNDTIITQITRPSITSITQPLYDIGAVAMRMLTKLMNDKPLEEKTITLPYGIVRRDSTKSAE from the coding sequence ATGGAAAAACAAACAGTAACGATTTATGATGTGGCACGTGAAGCGGCGGTTTCTATGGCGACAGTTTCCCGGGTCGTTAATGGGAATCCCAATGTTAAACCAGCGACTCGTAAGAAGGTTTTGGCAGTTATCGAACGGCTTGATTACCGACCAAATGCCGTGGCACGTGGCTTAGCTAGCAAACGTTCAACGACGGTCGGCGTCATTATTCCCGACGTCACTAATATTTATTTTGCGTCACTTGCACGGGGGATTGATGATATTGCGATGATGTACAAATACAATATTATCTTAACGAACTCTGATGACGCTGGTGAACAAGAAGTGAACGTGTTAAATACGTTGATGGCCAAGCAAGTTGATGGGATTATCTTTATGGGAAATCATATTGATGACAAGTTGCGGGCTGAATTCAAGCGGGCCAAAGCACCAGTGGTTTTAGCTGGGACCGTTGATCCTGAAGGGGATACGCCTAGTGTCAACATTGACTACGTGACCGCAGTTGAAGAAGCCGTGACTAATTTAATTAAGCGTGGTCATGAGAAGATTGCGATTGCCTTAGGACCCTTGTCACAATCAATTAATGCAGAATATCGCTTGGCAGGATACAAGCAAGCCTTGAGTAAAGCCAATGTGCCATTTGATGACAGCTTGGTTTATGAAGCGGGCTATTCTTACGATGCCGGTAAAAAATTACAACCGGTCATTGCAGACAGTGGTGCCACTGCAGTCTTCGTTGGCGACGATGAAATGGCTGCCGGTATTATTAATGCTAGCATGGCTTCGGGCGTAGATGTTCCTGGCGACTTAGAAGTGATCACCAGTAATGATACGATCATTACTCAGATTACCCGGCCGTCAATCACGTCAATTACGCAACCTTTGTATGATATCGGTGCAGTGGCAATGCGGATGTTGACCAAATTAATGAATGATAAACCACTCGAAGAAAAGACAATCACCTTACCATATGGGATTGTCCGGCGTGATTCGACCAAATCCGCTGAATAG
- the comGC gene encoding competence type IV pilus major pilin ComGC, with the protein MKTVKQFWHKVSAPHRGFTLIEMVIVLSIIALLMLIVVPNLNAQRKTAGDRQNKALTEVVQNQAEMYANDMNKDITTVNIQELQTAKYLNSQQAKQALDQKIDPVRPENKNAKTT; encoded by the coding sequence ATGAAAACTGTTAAGCAATTCTGGCATAAAGTCAGCGCACCACACCGAGGATTCACATTAATCGAAATGGTGATTGTTTTGTCGATTATTGCCTTACTGATGCTAATCGTAGTGCCAAATTTAAATGCCCAACGTAAGACGGCCGGGGATCGCCAAAATAAAGCGTTGACTGAAGTCGTACAAAATCAAGCCGAAATGTATGCCAATGACATGAATAAAGATATTACGACCGTCAACATCCAAGAGCTTCAGACCGCTAAATACTTGAATTCACAACAGGCCAAGCAAGCGTTAGACCAAAAAATCGATCCGGTCCGGCCAGAAAATAAAAATGCGAAAACCACTTAA
- a CDS encoding DsrE family protein, giving the protein MMAKVVVHLDEVAKVAMVMSNIENLLAAEPTSEIVLVVNGPAVTTLTSAVWQPFIQAQPQVELDACQNALTSHHVAISDLVAGVTVVPAGVVRIVELEGHGFAYLRP; this is encoded by the coding sequence ATGATGGCAAAAGTTGTGGTGCACCTAGATGAAGTGGCAAAAGTTGCGATGGTGATGAGTAATATTGAAAACTTGCTGGCGGCAGAACCAACTAGTGAAATTGTGCTAGTGGTGAACGGACCGGCCGTGACAACGCTGACGTCAGCGGTATGGCAACCATTTATTCAAGCACAGCCCCAAGTTGAGCTTGATGCTTGTCAAAATGCGTTAACTAGTCATCACGTTGCCATTAGTGATTTAGTGGCCGGGGTGACAGTCGTCCCAGCCGGGGTGGTCCGGATTGTTGAATTAGAGGGTCATGGCTTTGCCTACTTGCGCCCTTAA
- a CDS encoding Xaa-Pro peptidase family protein, which produces MADYTNLQQVRQWTVDNHVDVTYVSDFHTISYLTGFGSDPIERTLALFVFADAEPFLFAPALEVEAIKGTGWPYPVYGYLDHEDPYALIANHITAQLTDPKVWALEAGNLTLDRFQAIQQQFPAAHFDKNLSPMIQKLRLVKTPAELEKLHVAGKWADFAFEQGFAAVKAGRTEQQIAAELQYALMKKGVMEMSFGTLVQAGTHAAEPHGATNQTQIKPNELVLFDLGVMWDGYASDASRTIAYGQPTAKQKEIYDVCLEAQLTAQAAVKPGMPAEDVDKLARDVITKAGYGDYFIHRLGHGLGQTDHEFPSIMAGNHMPLVEGMCFSIEPGIYIPGVAGVRIEDCGVVTKDGFDPFTHTSKDLKILAL; this is translated from the coding sequence ATGGCAGATTACACCAACCTGCAACAAGTACGCCAATGGACCGTCGATAATCACGTTGACGTCACCTATGTAAGTGACTTTCACACAATTTCATATCTAACTGGATTTGGCAGTGATCCGATTGAACGGACACTAGCCTTGTTCGTTTTTGCGGATGCGGAACCCTTCCTATTTGCGCCCGCTTTAGAAGTTGAAGCAATCAAAGGTACTGGCTGGCCTTATCCCGTTTATGGCTATTTAGATCATGAAGATCCCTATGCTTTAATTGCTAACCATATCACGGCCCAACTAACTGACCCTAAAGTTTGGGCTTTAGAAGCTGGTAACTTAACGTTGGATCGGTTCCAAGCGATTCAACAACAATTCCCAGCAGCTCACTTTGATAAAAATCTATCCCCAATGATTCAAAAGTTACGCTTAGTCAAAACACCGGCCGAACTTGAAAAATTGCACGTTGCCGGCAAATGGGCTGACTTTGCATTTGAACAAGGCTTCGCTGCCGTTAAAGCCGGCCGGACTGAACAACAGATTGCGGCCGAACTTCAATATGCCCTAATGAAAAAAGGGGTTATGGAGATGAGCTTTGGCACGTTGGTTCAGGCAGGGACCCACGCTGCGGAACCCCATGGTGCCACCAATCAGACTCAAATCAAACCTAATGAATTAGTGCTCTTTGATTTAGGCGTGATGTGGGACGGCTATGCTTCAGATGCCTCACGGACAATTGCTTACGGTCAACCAACTGCTAAGCAAAAAGAAATCTATGACGTTTGTTTAGAAGCGCAATTGACAGCCCAAGCCGCAGTCAAGCCAGGGATGCCAGCTGAAGACGTCGACAAGCTAGCCCGCGATGTCATCACTAAAGCCGGTTATGGCGACTACTTCATTCACCGCCTTGGTCATGGACTTGGTCAAACTGACCATGAATTTCCATCTATTATGGCCGGCAACCACATGCCATTAGTTGAAGGCATGTGCTTCTCAATTGAACCCGGGATTTATATTCCAGGGGTGGCCGGTGTTCGGATTGAAGACTGTGGGGTCGTTACTAAAGACGGCTTCGACCCATTCACGCACACCTCAAAAGACTTAAAAATATTAGCCCTTTAA
- a CDS encoding TIM barrel protein, producing MATLKLPKRPGMVQLGLKASSEPDQLMNRLQYRPTTFEFFTSAADFEPAAFQRLKQAITFVKAQVTTDVIVHHPMSYQGVHLDQLLDPNREAKAYQFLQQSTTQLIALAVELDVRLLVHGGYGGAESAALVTEYASLAAARATVFERLDMLVRQGQGHVMIENGITPSFMYGDPQLDELIIQHHLPLVCDLSHVFIGLHGDMALTMLSLKRLRPLIQHYHLVDSLGQQHDSLPLGTGLIDWQRVLPVLNPTASMIYEVPDETDATCANMLASYHYLRNLEVKGLESRR from the coding sequence ATGGCAACATTAAAGTTACCGAAACGACCAGGAATGGTCCAATTAGGCTTAAAGGCGTCTAGCGAACCAGATCAATTGATGAATCGGTTGCAATACCGACCAACGACCTTTGAATTTTTCACGAGTGCGGCTGATTTTGAACCCGCGGCCTTTCAGCGGTTAAAACAAGCGATTACTTTTGTTAAAGCGCAGGTGACTACCGATGTGATTGTCCATCATCCGATGAGTTACCAGGGCGTTCATTTAGACCAATTATTAGATCCCAACCGTGAAGCAAAAGCGTATCAATTTTTACAGCAATCGACGACTCAATTAATCGCATTAGCCGTTGAACTAGATGTTCGATTGTTAGTTCATGGCGGCTATGGCGGTGCTGAAAGTGCTGCGCTCGTGACTGAATATGCGTCACTGGCAGCTGCACGAGCCACGGTCTTCGAACGGTTAGATATGTTAGTGCGGCAAGGCCAAGGGCATGTGATGATTGAAAATGGCATCACGCCGAGTTTTATGTATGGTGATCCGCAGTTGGATGAACTGATTATTCAACATCACTTACCGTTAGTTTGTGATTTGAGTCATGTTTTTATTGGCTTACATGGCGATATGGCCTTAACGATGTTGAGCTTAAAACGGCTCCGACCCTTAATCCAACATTATCATCTGGTCGATTCGTTGGGCCAACAACACGATAGTTTACCGCTAGGCACGGGGTTGATTGACTGGCAACGCGTCTTGCCAGTACTGAATCCAACGGCAAGCATGATTTATGAGGTGCCCGATGAAACGGATGCAACTTGTGCGAACATGTTGGCGAGCTATCACTATTTAAGAAATCTAGAAGTTAAAGGATTAGAAAGTCGACGGTGA
- a CDS encoding mechanosensitive ion channel family protein, whose translation MFFSTVLGVSTSKQVSVWVKLAAKIDWQQILINIGGKLLEIVLFSLLFWIIDRLGKHLIHHVFLTNAHTNDTASNRISTIFTLSLNIFHYVMIFFWLYALLSVLGVPVGTLIASAGIFSVALGLGAQGFVSDIVTGFFILLEDQIDVGDYVKIETIEGTVSAIGLRTTQVTSPDGSLNFIPNRKIMIISNQSRNDMRVLIDLPITTDTPIDALATAIKATNRTLVPNYPDIIGDPDSQGVTTQTDGTLVFRVQFYVKNGMQVTIQRDFLAAYLAAAQAADIQLPSPTLTLQPHSKA comes from the coding sequence ATGTTTTTTTCAACAGTCCTAGGGGTGAGTACCTCTAAGCAAGTCTCCGTGTGGGTAAAACTCGCGGCTAAAATTGATTGGCAACAAATCTTAATTAACATCGGCGGTAAACTGCTCGAAATCGTTCTATTCAGTTTACTCTTTTGGATTATCGATCGCTTAGGTAAACACTTGATTCATCACGTGTTTCTCACTAACGCTCATACCAACGATACGGCTTCTAATCGTATTTCAACGATATTCACGTTATCCTTGAATATTTTTCATTATGTGATGATCTTTTTCTGGCTCTATGCCCTCTTATCGGTCTTAGGGGTTCCCGTGGGGACTTTAATTGCTAGTGCTGGGATTTTCAGTGTGGCCTTAGGATTAGGGGCCCAAGGCTTTGTTAGTGACATCGTCACCGGCTTTTTTATCTTATTAGAAGATCAAATCGATGTGGGCGATTACGTTAAAATTGAAACCATTGAAGGCACCGTCTCGGCAATTGGCTTAAGAACGACGCAAGTTACTAGCCCCGACGGCTCACTGAATTTTATTCCCAATCGCAAAATTATGATTATTAGTAATCAATCTCGCAATGATATGCGCGTTTTAATTGACCTACCTATCACTACCGATACCCCAATCGACGCCTTAGCGACTGCGATTAAAGCCACAAACCGTACCTTGGTCCCCAATTATCCAGACATTATCGGTGATCCAGATAGTCAAGGTGTGACTACTCAGACGGATGGCACCTTAGTCTTCCGCGTGCAATTTTACGTTAAAAATGGCATGCAGGTCACCATTCAACGAGATTTTTTAGCTGCTTACTTAGCCGCAGCACAAGCAGCTGACATTCAGCTCCCATCCCCCACCTTAACGTTACAACCGCATTCAAAAGCCTAA
- a CDS encoding YtxH domain-containing protein, whose product MSKKGFLFGLVLGGAAITTAVMKLDADKKATLKERAQQGVADFKDRAIDYAFYANDAAADFKEEASQQFADAKQKVADFADQYQATKGEAGESFSSSLDQATDSLRSELARVEADSTDANDDIVIDSAAAFGDSADADLATAASEATTAMPDDVESDPTNATTDADDSSATPDTTKE is encoded by the coding sequence ATGTCAAAAAAAGGATTCTTATTCGGTTTAGTATTGGGTGGCGCCGCAATTACGACGGCCGTCATGAAGCTAGATGCTGATAAAAAAGCTACTTTAAAGGAACGGGCACAACAAGGGGTGGCCGACTTTAAAGACCGGGCCATTGATTATGCCTTTTACGCTAATGATGCTGCGGCTGATTTTAAAGAGGAAGCTAGTCAACAATTTGCGGATGCCAAACAAAAGGTGGCTGATTTTGCTGATCAATATCAAGCGACTAAAGGTGAAGCCGGTGAAAGCTTCAGTTCGAGCTTAGATCAAGCTACGGATAGTTTGCGTTCTGAATTAGCTCGCGTTGAAGCTGATTCAACCGATGCTAATGATGATATTGTGATTGATAGTGCGGCGGCTTTTGGTGATTCAGCAGACGCTGACTTAGCTACGGCGGCTAGTGAGGCGACGACTGCGATGCCAGATGATGTGGAAAGTGACCCAACAAACGCGACCACTGATGCTGATGATTCAAGCGCTACCCCAGATACAACCAAAGAATAA
- a CDS encoding DUF948 domain-containing protein — protein MITHIAGIIAAIAFLLLVCFIGIFLVRITKTMGEVNRSLSAITDDVDALSHETEKIMSNANELLKDVNGKVATIDPAFQAMGDLGQSVSDLNAATRELTAKVGKNNEKRNKFSSASKVGKAAFDVYRNRRSKKNSEED, from the coding sequence ATGATTACACATATTGCGGGCATCATTGCCGCTATCGCATTCTTACTACTAGTTTGTTTCATCGGGATTTTCTTAGTGCGAATTACGAAAACGATGGGCGAAGTTAACCGAAGTTTAAGTGCCATCACGGATGATGTCGATGCGCTCTCACATGAAACTGAAAAAATTATGTCCAATGCGAATGAATTATTAAAGGATGTTAATGGCAAGGTCGCAACGATTGATCCAGCTTTCCAAGCGATGGGTGACTTAGGCCAGAGTGTTTCTGATTTGAATGCCGCGACCCGTGAATTAACGGCTAAAGTTGGGAAAAACAACGAAAAACGTAACAAGTTTTCAAGTGCTTCCAAGGTTGGTAAAGCTGCTTTTGATGTTTATCGGAACCGGCGATCAAAGAAGAATAGCGAGGAGGATTAA
- the comGA gene encoding competence type IV pilus ATPase ComGA — translation MSVETQLMTIIQAAVAQQASDIYWLPATTDYQVLLQAAGQLQPLMTLDLATAQQVINHIKYQSNMAISDHRRPQLGAMTFPLATTVLNLRISTVGDFLGRESLVMRLLYQASETPLQYLIPSQRTQLQALMQRTGLVLFSGPMGSGKTSTMYDLVRQVERPQVVMTIEDPVEIYEPKFLQLQVNDAAQMTYADLLKVGLRHHPEVFIIGEIRDEKTAQVAIQAALSGHLVLSTIHARGVFGIGPRLQQLGIAPATLQQALVAATYQRLVATTDGSQAALFDIVTTPTQVTAQATTMMTARWGQLIEEQQAMGRISAALAQRLQAE, via the coding sequence ATGTCCGTTGAGACCCAATTAATGACCATTATTCAGGCAGCCGTCGCCCAACAGGCTAGTGATATTTATTGGCTACCGGCGACGACTGACTATCAAGTTTTACTGCAAGCAGCGGGACAATTGCAACCGTTAATGACCTTGGACTTAGCAACGGCCCAACAAGTCATTAATCATATTAAGTACCAAAGTAACATGGCTATCAGTGATCATCGGCGGCCTCAATTAGGGGCGATGACGTTTCCGCTAGCGACGACCGTTTTGAACTTACGGATTTCAACCGTGGGCGACTTCCTCGGGCGTGAATCATTAGTGATGCGGTTACTTTATCAGGCCAGCGAGACACCTTTACAGTATTTGATTCCGAGTCAACGGACTCAGTTACAAGCGTTGATGCAACGCACCGGTTTAGTTCTGTTTTCAGGGCCGATGGGATCGGGTAAGACCTCAACAATGTATGATTTAGTTCGCCAGGTTGAACGTCCCCAGGTGGTCATGACGATTGAAGATCCCGTTGAAATTTATGAACCTAAATTTCTACAGCTACAAGTTAATGACGCAGCCCAGATGACTTATGCCGATTTATTAAAAGTCGGGTTGCGCCACCATCCGGAGGTCTTTATTATTGGTGAAATCCGGGATGAAAAGACGGCCCAAGTGGCGATTCAGGCAGCCTTAAGTGGGCATTTGGTGTTGAGTACGATTCATGCTCGGGGCGTGTTTGGAATTGGTCCCCGGTTGCAACAATTGGGGATTGCACCGGCGACATTGCAACAAGCCTTGGTGGCAGCGACCTATCAACGATTAGTCGCCACGACCGATGGGTCACAAGCGGCGTTATTTGATATTGTGACGACACCGACACAAGTCACTGCACAGGCCACGACGATGATGACGGCAAGATGGGGGCAATTAATTGAAGAACAACAAGCCATGGGCCGGATTAGTGCGGCATTGGCCCAACGGCTCCAAGCCGAATAA
- a CDS encoding aldo/keto reductase family oxidoreductase, whose product MKTVQLGATSTSVSAVALGIMRMVSLTPTQAAQVLTTVHNQGVNFIDGADIYGNGQSETIFGTALKQSGLKREDFFIQSKGGIVLDPKRSQGDLVFGQRYDFSKAHLIAAVDGILKRMQIDYLDSFLLHRPDALMEPDEVAAAFDELQAAGKVRHFGVSNFNPMQVALLQAALSQRLIINQLQFGVMHTGPIQFGFHTNMTDSASTNHDGEIIEYSRLHQMTIQAWSPYQYGMFAGTFIDNPKFPTLNAKLQALATSRGVTKNAIATAWILRHPAHMQVILGSMNPQHLTESIAGTGVQLTRQEWYDIYFAAGNDLP is encoded by the coding sequence ATGAAAACAGTTCAATTAGGCGCAACGAGCACGTCAGTTTCAGCGGTGGCCCTGGGAATTATGCGCATGGTGAGTCTGACACCCACTCAAGCAGCGCAGGTCTTAACAACTGTCCACAATCAAGGGGTTAACTTTATTGATGGTGCCGATATTTATGGGAATGGTCAATCAGAGACGATTTTTGGGACGGCGCTTAAACAAAGTGGCTTAAAACGTGAAGATTTCTTTATTCAATCTAAGGGGGGCATTGTCCTTGACCCCAAGCGCAGTCAGGGTGACTTAGTATTTGGCCAACGTTACGATTTTTCAAAGGCCCACTTAATTGCGGCTGTTGATGGTATTTTAAAACGCATGCAGATCGATTATTTGGATTCATTCTTGTTGCATCGGCCGGATGCTTTGATGGAACCGGACGAAGTAGCAGCGGCTTTTGACGAGTTACAAGCTGCTGGCAAGGTTCGGCACTTCGGGGTATCTAACTTTAATCCCATGCAAGTGGCTTTATTACAAGCGGCTTTAAGTCAGCGGTTAATCATTAATCAATTACAATTTGGCGTGATGCACACTGGACCGATTCAATTTGGCTTCCACACGAATATGACGGATTCGGCCAGCACCAATCACGATGGTGAAATTATTGAATATTCACGCCTACATCAAATGACGATTCAGGCTTGGTCGCCTTATCAATACGGGATGTTTGCTGGAACGTTTATTGATAATCCTAAGTTTCCAACGCTGAATGCGAAACTGCAAGCCTTGGCAACCAGTCGGGGCGTGACTAAAAATGCGATTGCGACAGCCTGGATTTTGCGGCATCCGGCCCACATGCAAGTCATTCTTGGGTCGATGAATCCACAACATTTAACGGAAAGTATCGCCGGGACTGGTGTACAATTGACGCGGCAGGAATGGTATGATATTTACTTTGCTGCCGGCAACGATTTACCTTAA
- a CDS encoding type II secretion system F family protein, which translates to MKNNKPWAGLVRHWPNGSKPNKRLSIRVQAILFATLADLISNGFSLRDAMRFIVDIHGQKFKRLTPVIARLQAGDNLATALQAYIGIDLYYQLLIAEQHGDLTPTLVQAGHLMRTKALQQQQIKRLLQYPLVLLLLLIGTLVLVKTAILPNFSQVATAPAQARTWQLLLGSFGTLSLLSLGIVGAHLRRLPVRDRFRWLAPWPLIGPLIKTYCGYYLTLNAGMLLSGGLGLRAICEVSAHFKAQSLLQQQGTFVEQALLAGQALPAIIKADRLLPNELALLVSKESPTEQLSQELLYFATVQYDRLIRDLNRLISWIQPLMFMIIAVVIVGTYLNLLLPMYNSMGDILK; encoded by the coding sequence TTGAAGAACAACAAGCCATGGGCCGGATTAGTGCGGCATTGGCCCAACGGCTCCAAGCCGAATAAGCGCTTGAGTATCCGGGTACAAGCTATTTTATTTGCAACTTTGGCTGATCTGATTAGTAATGGTTTTTCATTACGTGACGCCATGCGCTTTATTGTCGATATTCATGGCCAGAAGTTTAAACGCCTTACCCCGGTCATTGCGCGATTACAGGCCGGCGATAACTTAGCAACCGCTTTGCAAGCTTATATTGGCATTGACCTATATTATCAACTGTTGATTGCTGAACAACATGGTGATTTAACCCCAACCTTGGTACAGGCCGGCCATTTGATGCGAACCAAAGCGCTGCAACAGCAGCAAATCAAGCGTTTGTTACAATATCCATTGGTGTTATTGTTACTACTCATCGGGACCTTAGTGCTGGTGAAGACCGCTATTTTACCGAATTTTAGTCAGGTCGCCACAGCGCCAGCCCAAGCGCGGACTTGGCAATTATTGCTGGGAAGTTTTGGCACGCTAAGTTTATTGAGCCTAGGCATTGTTGGCGCACACTTAAGACGCCTGCCAGTCCGTGACCGATTTCGCTGGTTAGCCCCATGGCCGTTAATTGGGCCCTTGATTAAAACGTATTGTGGGTATTATTTAACCTTAAATGCTGGCATGTTGTTATCGGGCGGCCTGGGGTTACGGGCAATCTGTGAGGTCAGTGCGCATTTTAAAGCCCAATCTTTATTACAGCAACAGGGGACTTTTGTTGAACAAGCACTATTAGCCGGGCAAGCACTACCGGCCATCATTAAGGCCGATCGGTTATTACCGAATGAATTAGCGTTATTAGTCAGTAAAGAAAGTCCAACTGAACAATTGAGCCAAGAACTACTCTATTTCGCCACCGTCCAATATGACCGCTTGATTCGTGATTTAAATCGGTTAATTAGCTGGATTCAACCGCTGATGTTTATGATAATTGCGGTGGTGATCGTGGGCACTTACTTGAACTTGTTATTACCAATGTATAATTCAATGGGGGATATTTTAAAATGA
- the rbsK gene encoding ribokinase, protein MNKVTVLGSLNVDTILRVKRFPKPGETLPLTGKSIAGGGKGANQAIAAARAGAQTTFIGKVGQDAEGQFMVKQLTASGVVTNYVQHSTAASTGSAFILLDNSSENRILIDGGTNQQVTPADVDLAQPVIAASDFLIAQFETPQAATQHGFELAQAANRRTILNPAPATTTVPAQLLAVTDLIVPNETETETLTGVHITDEQTMIKAAEKFQAMGVDTVIITVGSQGAFWMRNHEHGFVPAYKVAAIDTTAAGDTFIGALSSVLQADFSNLNAAVRFANRASSLAVQKLGAQPSIPTAAEISAAERA, encoded by the coding sequence ATGAATAAAGTAACCGTATTAGGTAGTTTAAATGTCGATACCATTCTCCGCGTGAAACGGTTTCCTAAGCCTGGCGAGACATTGCCACTGACTGGTAAAAGTATTGCTGGCGGTGGTAAAGGGGCTAATCAGGCGATTGCCGCCGCCCGGGCCGGCGCTCAAACCACGTTTATTGGTAAAGTCGGTCAAGATGCCGAGGGGCAATTTATGGTTAAGCAATTAACGGCTAGTGGGGTAGTGACTAATTATGTGCAACATAGTACGGCTGCCAGCACGGGCTCGGCCTTTATCTTGTTGGATAATAGTAGCGAAAACCGTATTTTAATTGATGGTGGTACGAATCAACAGGTGACACCAGCGGATGTCGATTTAGCGCAGCCGGTGATTGCTGCGAGTGATTTTTTGATTGCACAATTTGAAACGCCGCAAGCTGCAACCCAACATGGTTTTGAATTGGCACAAGCTGCTAATCGGCGGACTATCTTGAATCCGGCACCGGCGACAACGACTGTGCCCGCACAATTATTAGCCGTGACTGATTTGATTGTTCCCAATGAAACAGAAACGGAAACCTTGACCGGGGTGCACATCACAGATGAGCAGACGATGATTAAAGCGGCAGAAAAGTTCCAAGCAATGGGGGTTGATACGGTCATCATCACCGTTGGTAGCCAAGGAGCTTTTTGGATGCGAAATCATGAGCATGGTTTTGTTCCCGCTTATAAAGTGGCGGCCATTGATACCACTGCCGCAGGGGATACCTTTATTGGGGCCTTGAGTTCCGTGTTGCAAGCGGATTTCAGTAATTTAAATGCCGCAGTCCGTTTTGCGAATCGGGCGTCTTCATTAGCCGTACAAAAGTTAGGTGCGCAACCGTCAATTCCAACGGCTGCTGAAATTTCCGCTGCTGAACGCGCTTAG
- a CDS encoding YebC/PmpR family DNA-binding transcriptional regulator, whose product MSGHSKWHNIQGRKNAQDSKRGKIFQKISRELYMAVKAGGPDPDSNSQLRLIMDKAKAANMPKDNIKRAVDKGSGSGAANYEEVTYEGYGPGGIAVLVHALTDNKNRTAAAVRSAFTHHGGALAASGAVSYMFDRKGYIVIVREDLDTDEDTMLMDVLDAGGDDLQSSDEAFEIYTDPKQLAEVRDALEAKGYKLENAELTMIPETLTDVPTDKVEKLQHMIDELEDNDDVSEVYEAANFPD is encoded by the coding sequence ATGTCAGGACATTCAAAATGGCATAACATTCAAGGACGTAAAAACGCCCAAGATTCTAAACGTGGGAAGATTTTCCAAAAGATCTCTCGCGAACTTTACATGGCTGTTAAAGCCGGAGGTCCTGATCCAGATTCTAACTCGCAATTGCGGTTGATTATGGATAAGGCTAAAGCTGCCAACATGCCTAAAGATAACATCAAACGGGCAGTGGATAAAGGTAGTGGCTCCGGTGCGGCGAACTACGAAGAAGTTACCTACGAAGGCTACGGCCCTGGTGGTATCGCTGTTCTGGTTCACGCATTAACAGATAACAAAAATCGGACGGCCGCAGCGGTTCGTTCTGCTTTCACTCATCATGGTGGTGCTTTAGCGGCCTCTGGTGCAGTGAGCTATATGTTTGACCGTAAAGGTTACATCGTGATTGTACGTGAAGATTTAGACACGGATGAAGACACGATGTTAATGGATGTTTTAGATGCTGGTGGCGATGATTTACAATCCAGTGATGAAGCTTTCGAAATCTATACGGATCCAAAGCAATTGGCTGAAGTTCGGGATGCCTTGGAAGCCAAGGGGTATAAGCTTGAAAATGCGGAATTAACGATGATTCCTGAAACCTTGACGGACGTCCCAACGGATAAAGTTGAAAAGTTACAACACATGATTGATGAACTTGAAGATAATGACGATGTTTCAGAAGTTTATGAAGCCGCTAATTTCCCAGATTAA